Proteins from a genomic interval of Methanoplanus endosymbiosus:
- the fen gene encoding flap endonuclease-1, whose translation MGVAIRDILTEYKRPAEWDRLRGRAAFDGNNALYQFLTTIRQADGTPLMDNEGRVTSHLSGLFFRLTNFIEKGISPVFIFDGKPPEFKSKTISERRAVKEKAEIQRVEALKVGDIQAAFRHARSSTRVDKEIIDSSKRLLSLMGIPYLDAPSEGEAQAAFMVSEGIVDYSVSQDYDSLLFGAEKLARNLTVSRKRKIRSRTITVNPEIITLDEVLSGLDITREQLIEIGILIGTDFNSGIRGIGPKKALKIVRDNAFEKILSESVPDFDYLPVKDFFLNPPVTENIIPDYGAVDGAGVTEFLCAEHGFSEERINSVLEKINAGAGQKTLDQWF comes from the coding sequence ATGGGTGTTGCAATACGTGATATTCTTACAGAATACAAAAGACCTGCCGAATGGGATCGTCTGAGAGGGCGGGCGGCATTTGACGGCAATAATGCCCTCTATCAGTTTCTGACCACAATAAGACAGGCTGACGGCACCCCTCTGATGGATAATGAGGGGCGGGTAACCTCGCACCTCTCCGGGCTGTTTTTCCGGCTGACAAACTTTATCGAAAAGGGTATATCTCCGGTATTCATCTTTGACGGCAAACCCCCTGAATTTAAGAGTAAGACTATTTCAGAGCGGCGGGCTGTTAAAGAGAAGGCGGAGATTCAAAGAGTTGAGGCTTTAAAAGTTGGTGATATTCAGGCAGCTTTTCGCCATGCCAGATCTTCAACGAGAGTTGATAAGGAGATCATTGACAGTTCCAAAAGGCTTCTCTCCCTGATGGGTATTCCATATCTTGACGCGCCCTCAGAAGGTGAAGCGCAGGCGGCATTTATGGTCTCAGAAGGAATTGTGGATTATTCCGTATCACAGGATTATGACTCACTTCTCTTCGGAGCGGAAAAACTTGCCCGAAATTTAACAGTCAGCAGAAAGAGAAAGATCAGGAGCAGGACAATAACTGTAAACCCTGAGATTATTACTCTTGATGAGGTGCTTTCAGGGCTTGATATTACAAGGGAGCAGCTTATTGAGATTGGAATTCTTATCGGCACCGATTTTAACAGTGGGATACGTGGAATCGGGCCGAAGAAAGCTTTAAAGATTGTCAGGGATAACGCATTTGAGAAGATATTATCTGAGAGCGTGCCTGATTTTGACTATCTCCCGGTGAAGGACTTTTTCTTAAATCCGCCGGTAACTGAGAATATTATTCCTGATTACGGGGCAGTTGACGGCGCAGGCGTTACAGAATTTCTCTGCGCAGAGCATGGATTTTCAGAGGAGAGAATAAATTCAGTCCTTGAAAAGATAAATGCCGGTGCAGGTCAGAAGACGCTTGACCAGTGGTTCTGA
- a CDS encoding presenilin family intramembrane aspartyl protease PSH, producing the protein MVSEKTAEYLPYAAMFIMLLLVQAGALLLTPAMNDAGYTAFDDPSAIENIAFFFAILIGFTAVMLVLIRYGGKKVLSAIIAFSVFLIFVYIFAAVSGAVFHNDTVTLLLTAILSIAATALLYKYPEWYVIDILGILICAGAASIFGISLEIFPVVLLLIILALYDAISVYKTKHMIALAEGVINSKAPILVVIPKSRDYSYIKQGVNLEKDKKERGAFLMGMGDLIMPTILVVSSSVYLSAGNIFFGVSLPTLGAAAGTFAGLAVLLWFVAKGNPQAGLPTLNGGAILGFLLGCAASATWCWIPVL; encoded by the coding sequence ATGGTTTCAGAAAAAACAGCAGAATATCTGCCATATGCGGCAATGTTTATAATGCTCCTTTTAGTGCAGGCAGGAGCGCTTCTTCTCACCCCTGCTATGAATGATGCAGGATATACTGCATTTGATGACCCTTCAGCAATTGAAAATATTGCCTTCTTCTTTGCAATACTCATAGGATTTACAGCTGTAATGCTCGTATTAATCAGATACGGTGGAAAAAAAGTTCTTTCAGCAATAATTGCCTTTTCGGTCTTTCTGATCTTTGTATATATCTTTGCCGCAGTGTCAGGGGCAGTATTTCATAATGATACAGTAACACTGCTGCTGACTGCCATACTCTCCATTGCAGCAACAGCCCTTCTGTATAAATATCCGGAATGGTACGTGATAGACATACTTGGTATTCTTATCTGCGCAGGTGCTGCGTCAATATTCGGCATATCACTGGAGATTTTTCCGGTAGTACTTCTCTTAATCATACTTGCACTCTACGATGCGATCTCTGTCTATAAGACAAAACATATGATAGCACTTGCAGAGGGTGTTATAAACTCAAAAGCACCAATTCTTGTTGTAATCCCGAAAAGCCGGGACTATTCATATATAAAACAGGGAGTTAACCTTGAGAAGGATAAAAAAGAGAGAGGGGCATTCCTGATGGGAATGGGGGATCTCATCATGCCCACGATTCTCGTGGTCTCATCCTCTGTATATCTGAGCGCCGGAAATATATTTTTCGGGGTCTCACTGCCGACACTCGGCGCGGCGGCAGGAACATTTGCCGGACTTGCAGTGCTCCTCTGGTTTGTTGCAAAGGGCAATCCGCAGGCCGGACTTCCGACTCTAAACGGCGGAGCTATTCTTGGATTTCTTCTGGGGTGTGCGGCTTCCGCCACGTGGTGCTGGATTCCCGTTCTCTGA
- a CDS encoding NOG1 family protein — MEFEKIPTVPTADEVMDRALHRAAAAQRLKKNKDRANEEFVRSIYSSIYDKLDDTVKKFPSFDNLPKFYLDISNILFDVDRIKKSLGAVQWAAGQARKTGGTYARQMRQSEDTKGLRKQATARISSIVHQVEKDLLYLNEVRNVLRKLPEIREEEFTVVVAGYPNVGKSSFIKLVSSALPEIAGYAFTTKCIIVGHREVGRERIQIVDTPGILDRPYEMRNEIENQALCAISNVADMILFMVDSSESCGYSIEDQFGLYENLKDLVGDVPMQIVINKADLNELPGYMNMSTQTRAGVREIVDLILRERESSTTWRKPHTPEEIQE; from the coding sequence GTGGAATTCGAAAAAATACCTACTGTTCCGACCGCCGATGAGGTTATGGATCGGGCACTTCACCGCGCTGCTGCGGCGCAAAGGCTGAAAAAGAATAAGGATAGGGCAAATGAGGAATTTGTACGATCAATTTACAGTTCAATATATGACAAGCTTGATGACACTGTAAAGAAATTTCCGAGTTTTGATAATCTGCCGAAATTTTACCTTGATATCTCAAATATTCTCTTTGATGTTGACCGGATTAAGAAATCACTCGGTGCTGTACAGTGGGCCGCAGGTCAGGCAAGAAAGACCGGCGGAACATATGCACGTCAGATGAGGCAGTCTGAGGATACAAAAGGCTTACGTAAGCAGGCAACGGCAAGAATCTCCTCCATTGTGCATCAGGTTGAAAAAGATCTGCTGTACCTTAATGAAGTGAGGAATGTCCTGCGTAAACTCCCTGAAATCAGAGAAGAAGAGTTTACTGTCGTTGTTGCAGGTTATCCCAATGTCGGAAAATCGTCTTTCATAAAACTGGTTTCATCTGCGCTGCCTGAGATTGCAGGCTATGCTTTTACGACCAAGTGCATCATTGTCGGTCACCGTGAAGTAGGGCGCGAGAGGATACAGATCGTTGATACTCCCGGAATACTTGACAGACCGTATGAGATGAGAAATGAGATCGAGAATCAGGCGCTCTGTGCAATTTCAAATGTAGCCGATATGATCCTTTTCATGGTTGATTCAAGTGAGTCCTGCGGTTATTCTATTGAGGATCAGTTTGGTCTGTATGAAAACCTGAAAGATTTGGTTGGCGATGTTCCTATGCAGATAGTGATAAACAAGGCCGATTTAAATGAACTTCCGGGCTACATGAATATGTCCACACAGACGAGGGCGGGGGTCAGGGAAATTGTTGATCTCATTCTCAGAGAACGGGAATCCAGCACCACGTGGCGGAAGCCGCACACCCCAGAAGAAATCCAAGAATAG
- a CDS encoding CBS domain-containing protein: MELSLIQKDILITLITLYHQKSSAIKGEEIADILKRNPGTVRNQMQALKALALVEGVPGPKGGYTPSSAAYSELNLNDYENEIEVPIQKNNEEIPGVNVAEIHFTTLCNPDLCRAMIKLIGSVKSFKMGDMISIGPTPVNKLLLKGEVYGKDEVSQSLLITISEMISLPKKHIEAYMSTPVFTLNNDSTFTDAIKLFSEKRIHGAPVICDGNLAGIVTLSDIAHGIHEDMPLSTRIEKIMTAKVVTTSPDENLFQIIGKFKKENIGRIIVIKDDKPVGILTQSDIIKVFPAL; encoded by the coding sequence ATGGAGTTATCCCTAATCCAGAAGGATATTTTAATCACACTCATCACACTTTACCACCAGAAATCATCTGCAATTAAAGGGGAAGAGATTGCAGACATATTAAAAAGAAACCCAGGAACAGTGAGAAACCAGATGCAGGCGTTAAAGGCGCTTGCCCTTGTGGAAGGCGTACCCGGACCAAAAGGTGGGTACACACCATCTTCGGCGGCATACAGTGAGCTGAACCTGAATGATTATGAGAATGAGATTGAAGTTCCGATACAGAAGAATAATGAGGAAATACCCGGAGTCAATGTAGCTGAGATCCATTTTACGACACTCTGCAACCCGGATCTCTGCCGGGCAATGATAAAACTCATCGGAAGCGTAAAATCCTTCAAGATGGGCGATATGATCTCAATCGGGCCGACACCTGTGAACAAACTCCTCTTAAAAGGTGAAGTCTATGGCAAGGATGAGGTCAGCCAGTCCCTCCTGATTACAATATCAGAGATGATCTCCCTTCCTAAGAAACACATTGAGGCATATATGAGCACACCGGTATTTACACTGAATAATGACTCCACATTTACTGATGCAATAAAACTCTTCAGTGAAAAGCGGATTCATGGTGCGCCGGTCATATGTGACGGCAATCTGGCAGGGATTGTGACATTAAGCGACATTGCACACGGCATTCATGAGGATATGCCATTAAGCACCAGAATTGAGAAGATTATGACAGCAAAGGTTGTGACCACTTCTCCGGATGAGAACCTCTTCCAGATTATCGGTAAGTTCAAAAAGGAAAATATTGGCAGGATAATAGTAATAAAAGATGATAAACCGGTTGGTATTCTCACCCAGTCAGATATAATAAAGGTCTTCCCTGCCCTGTGA